In one Takifugu flavidus isolate HTHZ2018 chromosome 9, ASM371156v2, whole genome shotgun sequence genomic region, the following are encoded:
- the pcdh12 gene encoding LOW QUALITY PROTEIN: protocadherin-12 (The sequence of the model RefSeq protein was modified relative to this genomic sequence to represent the inferred CDS: inserted 1 base in 1 codon) codes for MLLLLLLLSDLCCDVRASESTSVTLQYRVWEEQPSGTRVGCLVDDLRQRDEGGPFEDFQVVEHQRALPFSVGARDGVLATQGRLDREELCRGSDLCEVAFSVLYRKSGAMNCLRVRVEVMDQNDHSPQFPNAEQDVEISEIAGLRMRIPLERAVDPDAGPNGLQTYSLSVNRYFALDVTVGPEGTKQAELVIIRELDREVQDSVDLILVAWDKGDPPRSGSTLIHVRIQDSNDNSPTFEDSAPTVELPENTARGTTIISLKATDPDQGVNGEVVYSLSKHTXPEVQRLIAVDPQTAAVSLKAPLDYEVQTSYEVVVEARDRGPNAIPAYCKLHIKLLDVNDNAPRILADWDRSSFPGPTVLEGAPKDTFLSLVTVLDADSGQNGKVKAQILEGSGPFRLKHMQGGNYMIVTNGTLDREQVTWYNLTLLAQDYGDPPLSSVKHMSVQVVDENDNAPVFSTNIYKASFEETNRTGYQMLKVEAHDVDLDLSGRVSYFIRNVTGADVDAYFSIHQTSGVIRAQHRLDYEESRSHSFIVEAIDQGHPPLSSSATVQIQVQDVNDNYPVIKEPKPRKGVASLSVPVNADKGEIVTELGTHLDGTAASFPVDPRTRSGFLASTIKAEDADSGPNGALSYRIAKGNHNRLFWLHEATGQLFVNATNATQLIGQNFKLDIAVSDMGSPRLTTTMTLEVTFINLRDHLKNSSPGARGQLSFTMMVAICLGATCLLLLLTIALVTTLCRPEKRDNRAYNCRQAESTYTRHPRRPQKNIRKSDIQLIPVVRGRKDEPPPDDSESQLLPTSSLMSEDQKMGREYTPAPSALNSSFHSQGRPEVDASPPQHSRSLLKPGTIELDGTLPHKSRNSSSSSTRSRTPKVQTHPDDPAEGPACSSSQATLRRPKNSESGGSDAEHQRMLRSLVRLSMAAFGDSIQLSSASPEVQQISQLLSLLHQGQLQPRTNFRGNKYSHRRYGGQDCSDWQSAKDSGHGESEAGDVDWEPGRESPVDPQLDEGLNNLLNTDDLFADVGDPAWMARLSLPLATDYHDNVFIPNGPPSPEGGFLPRDVLDSSSFSTFGKSPDKDGPLGGALLSEVSTLFEMLMTQKADAHPGPPPDVLYRLSAAYRRSLGLDGSGTTAAAKAARNSGNAEQRPAVAPPTGRPQGGATAEAEHWKRLKGF; via the exons atgctgctgctcctgcttctgctCTCGGATCTGTGTTGTGATGTTCGCGCCTCGGAGTCGACGTCGGTCACCCTCCAGTACCGCGTTTGGGAGGAGCAGCCCTCAGGAACCCGGGTCGGCTGTCTGGTGGATGACCTTCGACAGAGGGATGAAGGTGGGCCTTTTGAGGATTTCCAGGTGGTGGAGCACCAGAGAGCCCTTCCCTTCTCTGTCGGCGCTCGGGACGGGGTGCTCGCCACCCAAGGTCGGCTGGACAGGGAGGAGCTATGCCGGGGATCCGACCTTTGCGAGGTAGCCTTCAGCGTTCTCTACAGGAAGAGCGGTGCCATGAACTGCCTGAGGGTTCGAGTGGAGGTGATGGACCAGAATGACCACAGCCCACAATTCCCAAACGCAGAACAGGACGTGGAGATCTCGGAGATAGCCGGGCTCAGGATGCGGATCCCCCTGGAACGCGCGGTGGATCCCGACGCGGGGCCGAATGGGCTCCAGACCTACTCGCTGTCCGTTAACCGATACTTTGCTCTGGATGTAACAGTCGGTCCTGAAGGAACAAAGCAGGCAGAGTTAGTGATCATCAGAGAGTTGGATCGGGAGGTCCAGGATTCGGTTGACCTCATCTTGGTGGCGTGGGATAAAGGCGACCCCCCCAGATCCGGCAGCACCTTAATCCACGTTCGCATCCAAGACTCAAACGACAACAGTCCCACATTTGAGGACAGCGCGCCCACGGTGGAGCTGCCCGAGAACACGGCACGTGGGACCACCATCATCAGCCTGAAGGCCACTGACCCGGACCAGGGAGTCAACGGAGAGGTCGTGTATTCGCTCAGCAAGCACA CACCCGAGGTTCAGAGGCTCATCGCTGTGGATCCACAAACGGCAGCTGTGAGTCTCAAAGCGCCTCTGGACTACGAAGTCCAGACCTCCTACGAGGTTGTGGTTGAAGCCCGTGATCGTGGCCCCAACGCCATCCCCGCATACTGCAAACTGCACATTAAGCTCTTGGACGTGAACGACAACGCACCGAGGATCCTCGCCGACTGGGATCGGTCCAGTTTTCCGGGGCCGACCGTGCTGGAAGGAGCACCCAAAGACACCTTCCTCTCCCTGGTGACGGTTTTGGACGCAGATTCAGGACAAAACGGCAAAGTGAAAGCTCAAATCCTCGAAGGTTCCGGCCCTTTCCGTCTTAAACACATGCAAGGTGGAAACTACATGATTGTTACCAACGGCACCTTGGACCGAGAGCAGGTAACCTGGTATAACCTCACCCTCCTGGCTCAGGACTACGGAGATCCACCACTGTCCAGCGTGAAACACATGTCTGTCCAGGTGGTGGACGAGAACGATAACGCTCCCGTGTTCTCCACAAACATCTACAAGGCTTCCTTTGAAGAAACCAACAGGACGGGGTATCAGATGCTCAAGGTCGAGGCCCACGACGTTGACCTGGACCTCAGTGGGAGGGTGTCTTATTTCATACGCAATGTCACCGGCGCCGATGTCGACGCGTACTTCTCCATCCACCAGACCAGCGGTGTGATCCGTGCCCAGCATCGTCTCGACTACGAGGAGTCCCGCTCCCACTCTTTCATCGTGGAGGCCATCGACCAGGGTCACCCGCCGCTCAGCAGCTCCGCCACCGTCCAGATCCAGGTCCAGGACGTAAACGACAACTACCCGGTCATCAAGGAGCCTAAACCCAGAAAGGGCGTGGCTTCTCTTAGCGTACCTGTCAATGCAGACAAGGGGGAGATCGTGACTGAGCTGGGAACTCACCTGGACGGAACGGCCGCCAGTTTTCCTGTGGATCCCCGCACCAGAAGCGGGTTCCTTGCTTCCACCATAAAAGCCGAAGATGCAGACTCTGGACCCAACGGGGCGCTGAGTTACCGCATCGCCAAGGGAAACCACAACCGACTCTTCTGGCTGCACGAGGCTACGGGGCAGCTCTTTGTGAACGCCACCAACGCCACTCAGTTGATTGGACAGAACTTCAAGCTAGATATTGCCGTCTCTGACATGGGAAGTCCCCGTTTGACCACCACCATGACCCTGGAGGTGACCTTTATCAATCTCAGGGACCATTTGAAGAACTCATCTCCAGGTGCCCGGGGACAGCTCAGCTTCACCATGATGGTGGCCATCTGCCTGGGAGCCACGTGTTTGCTCCTCCTGCTGACCATTGCTTTGGTGACAACCTTATGTCGCCCGGAGAAACGGGACAACCGGGCCTACAACTGCAGGCAGGCGGAGTCCACGTACACCCGCCACCCACGGCGCCCACAGAAGAACATCAGGAAGTCAGATATCCAACTGATTCCCGTTGTCAGAGGGCGGAAAGATGAGCCTCCTCCGGATGATAGTGAGTCTCAGCTGCTGCCGACCTCCAGTTTGATGTCAGAAGATCAGAAAATGGGGAGAGAGTACACTCCGGCGCCTTCCGCCTTAAACAGCAGCTTCCACTCCCAGGGTCGTCCAGAGGTCGATGCCAGTCCACCGCAGCACAGCAGGAGTCTTCTCAAACCTGGAACCATCGAGCTTGATGGCACTTTGCCTCACAAATCCAGGAACTCCTCATCGTCTTCCACACGTTCCAGGACTCCGAAGGTCCAGACCCACCCCGACGACCCCGCGGAGGGACCGGCGTGCTCGTCCAGCCAGGCGACTCTGCGCCGCCCCAAGAACTCCGAGAGCGGAGGGAGTGACGCCGAGCATCAGCGGATGCTGCGAAGCCTGGTTCGACTCTCCATGGCGGCGTTTGGAGACTCCATCCAGCTCTCGTCTGCTTCCCCAGAGGTGCAG cAGATCTCCcagcttctctccctcctgcatCAGGGTCAACTGCAACCAAGGACCAACTTCAGGGGGAACAAGTACTCCCACCGCAG GTATGGGGGTCAGGACTGCTCCGACTGGCAGAGCGCCAAGGACAGCGGGCACGGCGAGAGCGAGGCCGGAGACGTGGACTGGGAACCGGGAAGAGAGTCGCCGGTGGATCCTCAGCTGGACGAGGGCCTCAACAACCTGCTCAACACAG ACGATCTCTTCGCAGATGTCGGCGATCCGGCCTGGATGGCCAGGCTGTCGCTCCCGCTCGCCACCGATTACCACGACAACGTCTTCATCCCCAACGGGCCTCCGTCCCCGGAGGGCGGGTTCCTTCCCCGGGACGTCCTGGACTCCTCGTCCTTCTCCACCTTCG gTAAAAGTCCGGACAAGGACGGCCCACTGGGCGGAGCCCTGCTGTCTGAGGTCAGCACCCTCTTTGAAATGCTGATGACGCAGAAGGCCGACGCCCACCCGGGCCCGCCACCGGACGTCCTGTACCGGCTCTCCGCGGCGTACCGTCGCTCGTTGGGCCTGGATGGCAGCGGCACCACGGCTGCAGCCAAGGCAGCAAGGAACTCTGGGAATGCTGAGCAGAGGCCGGCggtagctccgcccacagggCGACCACAGGGCGGGGCTACGGCTGAGGCTGAACACTGGAAAAGACTGAAGGGGTTTTAG
- the LOC130531497 gene encoding transmembrane protein 216-like, with protein sequence MATGNQTALTSTPLQVLLYLNQWFFAAFYLVEVLIFIYKGLLLPYPSDNLVLDVVLMLLFLGLETLRIFYGWKGNLCERSLASCLSLFLLVPCVALAVYVLLLQTFVLRVEFILAAVLLVFYGLELVLGLVSLLAFSRSHLY encoded by the exons ATGGCGACCG GCAACCAGACCGCT CTTACATCGACTCCTCTGCAGGTTCTCCTCTACCTCAACCAATGGTTCTTTGCTGCCTTCTACCTGGTGGAGGTTCTGATCTTCATCTATAAAG GGCTCTTACTGCCGTATCCATCAGACaacctggttctggatgtggttctgatgctgctcttTCTCGGACTGGAGACTCTTCGGATCTTTTATG GTTGGAAGGGGAACCTGTGCGAGCGCTCTCTGGCCTCCTGCCTGTCGCTCTTCCTCCTGGTTCCGTGCGTGGCGCTCGCCGTctacgtgctgctgctgcagaccttCGTCCTGAGGGTCGAGTTCATCCTGGCCGCCGTCCTGCTCGTCTTCTACGGGCTGGAGTTGGTGCTGGGGCTGGTGTCTTTGTTGGCCTTTTCAAG GTCACATCTGTACTGA
- the tmed9 gene encoding transmembrane emp24 domain-containing protein 9, translating to MVPLRMRSCLSSVLLLNVFYSAVSSLYFHIGETEKKCFIEEIPDETMIIGNYRTQLYDKQKEEYLPATQGLGMFVEVKDPDEKVILSRQYGSEGRFTFTSHTPGEHQICLHSNSSKFSLFAGGMLRVHLDIQVGEHANNYAEIAAKDKLTELQLRVRQLVEQVDQIQKEQNYQRYREERFRQTSESTNQRVLWWSIVQTIILVAIGIWQMRHLKSFFEAKKLV from the exons ATGGTGCCACTCAGGATGCGGTCGTGCTTGTCGTCGGTTTTGCTTCTGAATGTTTTCTATAGCGCTGTCTCTTCGCTGTACTTCCACATCGGAGAAACCGAGAAGAAATGCTTCATCGAGGAGATTCCGGACGAAACGATGATCATCG GCAACTATCGGACTCAGCTATATGACAAACAGAAAGAGGAATACCTTCCAGCCACCCAGGGTCTGGGGATGTTTGTGGAGGTCAAAGATCCTGATGAAAAG GTGATTCTGTCTCGACAGTACGGTTCAGAGGGACGTTTCACCTTCACCTCTCACACACCCGGAGAACATCAGATCTGTCTGCACTCCAACTCCTCCAAGTTCTCCCTGTTTGCAGGAGGAATGTTG AGAGTTCACCTGGACATCCAGGTCGGTGAACATGCCAACAACTACGCTGAGATCGCCGCCAAAGACAAgctgacagagctgcagctcagggtgaggcagctggtggagcaggtggaCCAGATCCAGAAGGAGCAGAACTACCAGAGG TATCGGGAGGAGCGTTTCCGGCAGACCAGCGAGAGCACGAACCAGCGAGTCCTCTGGTGGTCCATCGTTCAGACCATCATCCTGGTGGCCATCGGAATCTGGCAGATGAGACACCTCAAGAGCTTCTTTGAGGCCAAAAAGCTGGTGTAa
- the b4galt7 gene encoding beta-1,4-galactosyltransferase 7 codes for MMYPSRRKPVLYFKEERRFLSPRCSIYKLFIVCTVLLLVSLLWLQLSCSGDMTSSAEDRPQLRPQQRPPPCQAEAQASAADDPSWGPHKLAVIVPFRERFEELLVFVPFMHGFLSKKKIRHKILVINQVDRYRFNRASLINVGHLESGNDTDYLAMHDVDLLPLNDALDYGFPEEGPFHVASPELHPLYHYKTYVGGILLLTKKHYDMCNGMSNRFWGWGREDDEFYRRLKKAQLQLFRPSGITTGYKTFLHIHDPAWRKRDQKRVAAQKQEQFKVDPEGGLSNLRYEVESRQEVVIGGAPCTVINTRLGCDQNQTPWCLLG; via the exons ATGATGTATCCATCGAGAAGAAAGCCGGTGCTCTACTttaaggaggagaggag GTTCCTGTCCCCCAGGTGCTCCATCTACAagctcttcatcgtctgcacgGTCCTGCTGCTCGTCTCTCTGCTCTGGCTTCAGCTCAGCTGCTCGGGAGACATGACCTCATCGGCGGAGGACCGCCCCCAGCTCCGCCCCCAGCAGCGCCCGCCGCCGTGCCAGGCCGAGGCTCAGGCGTCCGCCGCGGACGACCCCTCCTGGGGTCCTCACAAGCTGGCCGTGATCGTCCCCTTCAGAGAGCGCTTCGAGGAGCTGCTCGTCTTCGTCCCCTTCATGCACGGCTTCCTAAGCAAGAAGAAGATCCGCCACAAGATCCTGGTCATCAACCAGGTGGACCGCTACAG ATTCAACCGAGCGTCTCTGATTAACGTGGGTCACCTGGAGAGCGGGAACGACACCGACTACCTGGCGATGCACGACGTGGACCTGCTGCCCCTGAACGACGCCCTGGACTACGGCTTCCCTGAGGAGGGGCCGTTCCACGTGGCCTCGCCGGAGCTCCACCCCCTTTACCACTACAAGACGTACGTGGGAGGGATCCTGCTGCTCACCAAGAAGCACTACGACAtg TGCAATGGGATGTCCAACCGCTTCTGGGGGTGGGGCCGCGAGGACGACGAGTTCTACCGGAGGCTGAAGAAAGCCCAGCTCCAG TTGTTCAGACCGAGCGGAATTACCACAGGTTACAAAACCTTCCTCCACATACACGACCCggcctggaggaagagggacCAGAAGAGGGTCGCGGCCCAGAAACAG GAGCAGTTCAAGGTGGACCCCGAGGGCGGCCTGTCTAACCTGCGTTATGAGGTGGAGAgccgacaggaagtggtgatCGGGGGGGCTCCCTGCACGGTCATCAACACCCGACTGGGCTGTgaccagaaccagacccccTGGTGTCTGCTGGGGTAG